A stretch of Planococcus citri chromosome 5, ihPlaCitr1.1, whole genome shotgun sequence DNA encodes these proteins:
- the LOC135848695 gene encoding uncharacterized protein LOC135848695 translates to MAEITSDVFDIFHPTPVPLRELSAIVISLEIWRCEMNKYRSSGLLKDFCPSGQSISSKTMIPDLPSVIYPMIDTYIERFALSMNDWLWRHHLTVFHHYYYYKNSILYYFEDFVCDYNGTIDYERTSERMTHCDRFDIHQKFLIACTYCLEDDIVRIWPALGLKKTDLLYKRYYENQQFAYWIDFLENHIKKTDPTIEEWVLSDFTPHSRSSLEYFWNLTSSENCLRAAIELCVYDLPLLVRFILPKLDDQQLNEFLHTNGCELLYALLKRSCYDGEFVLSAWIWVKNMLNEIDFTNLIVKVMQSEVRGYCEVSELHQDGCTWFVDEHEDDRREIDDVLQLCIEIWNTAAENLKSSAVTDITSNTRLFKDIFTWLERPPTSGEFKLSLTVLAYATYEQRNAFWHNCWNDLIIEAWGEGLHEIMRLCLRDEDEITQFKTNVMANDEKVLGFCGTLLDASSFDKLNDFVRFLFPEMQAAVNFKRIIGYYDYYD, encoded by the coding sequence atggctgaaatcaCTTCTGATGTGTTCGACATATTTCATCCGACTCCAGTTCCCCTGAGAGAGTTATCAGCAATCGTCATTAGTCTCGAAATATGGCGCTGCGAAATGAATAAATACCGTTCTAGCGGTTTGTTGAAGGACTTTTGTCCATCTGGTCAAAGTATCTCATCGAAAACCATGATTCCCGATTTGCCATCTGTAATTTATCCCATGATAGATACGTATATTGAAAGATTTGCACTTTCAATGAATGACTGGCTGTGGAGACATCATCTAACagtatttcatcattattaCTACTATAAAAACTCTATTTTGTATTACTTCGAAGATTTTGTATGCGATTACAACGGTACCATTGATTACGAGAGGACTTCCGAACGTATGACGCATTGTGATCGATTTGACATACATCAAAAGTTCTTAATTGCTTGTACGTATTGCTTAGAAGACGATATCGTACGAATTTGGCCTGCACTTGGATTGAAAAAGACGGACTTGCTGTATAAAAGGTATTATGAAAATCAGCAATTCGCGTATTGGAttgattttctcgaaaatcataTCAAGAAAACCGATCCTACTATCGAAGAATGGGTGTTAAGTGACTTCACGCCTCACAGTAGATCAtcgttggaatatttttggaatcttaCTTCATCGGAAAATTGTTTGCGGGCAGCTATCGAACTTTGTGTTTATGATTTACCATTGTTGGTTCgattcattttaccaaaattggacGATCAACAGCTCAATGAATTTCTTCATACAAATGGTTGTGAATTGTTGTACGCTTTGTTGAAAAGATCTTGTTACGACGGAGAATTCGTTCTATCGGCGTGGATTTGGGTTAAAAACATGTTGAACGAGATTGATTTTACAAATCTGATTGTGAAAGTTATGCAAAGCGAGGTTAGAGGATACTGCGAGGTTTCCGAATTGCATCAAGATGGCTGTACTTGGTTTGTGGACGAACATGAAGACGATCGTCGCGAAATTGATGATGTTCTTCAATTATGTATTGAAATATGGAACACGGCTgcggaaaatttgaaaagttcggCGGTTACAGACATTACATCGAATACTAGATTATTTAAAGACATATTTACCTGGCTTGAACGCCCGCCGACCTCGGGAGAATTCAAGTTATCATTGACTGTTCTTGCTTACGCCACCTACGAGCAGAGGAACGCTTTCTGGCATAATTGCTGGAATGATTTGATTATTGAAGCATGGGGCGAAGGTTTACATGAAATAATGCGACTATGTTTACGAGACGAAGATGAGATAACTCAATTTAAGACAAACGTTATGGCCAATGACGAAAAGGTACTTGGATTTTGTGGAACGTTACTAGACGCATCGAGTTTCGATAAATTGAATGATTTCGTGAGATTTTTATTTCCAGAAATGCAAGCAGCGGTAAATTTCAAACGGATAATAGGTTATTACGATTATTACGATTAG
- the LOC135846368 gene encoding uncharacterized protein LOC135846368, protein MAEITSDMFDIFHPTPAPLRDLSAIVISLEIWRYEINKYRSSNTLKEFRPSGELISLRTVIRILIPDLPFVIYRMIDKYVKIFGQSMDIWLMRHSITVFHVRNDHQNSVLEHFEDFVCDYDGTIHYERTAKRMMQCDRFDVHQKFLIACTYCFKDDIIRIWPLELKKTDSLYKKYSENPQFVYWIKFLENDIKITEPPIEELMFDKFMPHNRPSLEYFWNLIPSENRLRKAIDLFLTDLHSFIRFILPKLDDQQLIEFLRENGCELLYALLKQSCYNEKVIRSTWFYVKHAMNEINFTNLIVKMIRSEVLGYVSSGFEQDDYNLALGKLFSRDSRDLEHFLQLCFEIWNTAAEDLKSSVVRDITSNNRLFNDIELLLYVVFPPSSREVKFLLAILSQATYEQRNAFWHNCWQYLINKTRLEDLDKIMRLCLRDEDEIIEFKKNIMTDNENALHFCCTLLTLTYFDELNRVVEFLLPEIQAARNFKQRILRLAFFNVRFCDFCIEILQKPKKLDEFINDAYNNVDQSTDFKNTLMSSPLVLKRLSACALFVSIEQLVEFIDTFVSTERILLEVKTSVIDFLKNDAANFKHEVPKSSFTSLLSWCLEGNEEVSKFELSYL, encoded by the coding sequence atggctgaaatcaCTTCTGACatgttcgatatttttcatccgACTCCAGCTCCTCTGAGAGACTTATCAGCGATCGTCATTAGCCTCGAAATATGGCGctacgaaataaataaataccgtTCGAGCAATACATTGAAAGAATTTCGTCCATCTGGTGAACTTATCTCATTGAGAACTGTAATACGGATACTCATTCCTGACTTGCCATTTGTGATTTATCGTATGATCGAtaaatatgtcaaaatattcGGGCAGTCGATGGATATTTGGCTAATGAGACATAGTATAACTGTATTTCATGTTCGTAACGACcatcaaaattctgttttggaACACTTCGAAGATTTTGTATGCGATTACGACGGAACCATTCATTACGAGAGGACTGCCAAACGAATGATGCAGTGTGATCGATTCGATGTGCATCAAAAGTTCTTAATCGCTTGTACGTATTGTTTCAAAGACGATATCATACGAATTTGGccacttgaattgaaaaagacAGACTCGCTgtataaaaaatattctgaaaatccGCAATTCGTGTATTGGattaaatttctcgaaaatgatATCAAGATAACCGAACCTCCTATCGAAGAACTGATGTTTGATAAATTCATGCCTCACAATAGACCAtcgttggaatatttttggaatctcATTCCATCGGAGAATCGTCTGAGGAAAGCCATCGATCTTTTTCTCACTGATTTACACTCGTTTATTCgattcattttaccaaaattggacGATCAACAGCTCATCGAATTTCTTCGTGAAAATGGCTGTGAATTATTATACGCTTTGTTGAAACAATCTTGTTATAATGAAAAAGTCATTCGATCGACGTGGTTTTACGTTAAACACGCGATGAACGAGATTAATTTCACAAATCTGATCGTGAAAATGATACGAAGTGAGGTATTGGGATATGTAAGTTCCGGATTCGAGCAAGATGACTACAATTTGGCGCTGGGCAAATTATTCAGCCGTGATAGTCGGGATCTTGaacattttcttcaattatGTTTTGAAATATGGAACACTGCTGCAGAAGATTTGAAAAGTTCGGTTGTTAGAGACATTACATCGAATAACAGATTATTTAATGATATAGAACTCCTACTCTATGTTGTATTTCCACCCAGTTCGAGAGAAGTTAAGTTCTTATTGGCAATCCTTTCTCAGGCCACCTATGAGCAGAGGAACGCTTTCTGGCATAATTGCTGGCAATATTTGATTAATAAAACACGGCTCGAAGATTTAGATAAAATAATGCGGCTATGTTTACGAGATGAAGATGAGATTATTGAATTCAAGAAAAACATCATGACCGATAACGAAAATGCACTTCATTTTTGTTGTACTTTATTAACCTTAACGTATTTCGATGAATTGAATCGAGTCGTGGAATTTTTACTACCGGAAATACAAGCAGCGAGAAATTTTAAACAGAGAATATTACGATTAGCTTTCTTCAATGTtcgattttgtgatttttgtataGAGATCCTCCAGAAACCAAAAAAACTCGACGAATTTATCAACGATGCTTATAACAACGTCGATCAGTCTACAGACTTTAAGAATACCCTTATGTCGTCACCTTTAGTCCTAAAACGTTTATCAGCCTGTGCTTTATTCGTTTCTATAGAACAGCTTGTTGAGTTTATTGATACTTTTGTCTCGACTGAGCGAATTCTTCTCGAGGTAAAAACTAgtgtaattgattttttaaagaatgatGCAGCTAATTTTAAACATGAGGTACCGAAATCTTCGTTCACTTCTCTTTTATCGTGGTGTTTGGAAGGTAATGAGGAAGTTTCGAAATTTGAGCTGAGCTATTTATGA